One genomic region from Bactrocera tryoni isolate S06 chromosome 3, CSIRO_BtryS06_freeze2, whole genome shotgun sequence encodes:
- the LOC120771757 gene encoding trypsin zeta-like, with protein sequence MANYACNILCASFTFLLVVMTSADMTHLVNDQDSDSRIVGGKVVNIIQYPHQVSLRERNATIPEDPYDHSCGGSIYSDRIVITASHCVDDLESNELMVVVGTDQRDGGDGVIVPVKEILMHEEYDEEFVDNDIALLVLAAALPINNFTIKSVQLTEVQPQAGDIATVTGWGLDGEGQIPDFLHEVQVPIVSNEICDERYAGGITDAMLCAGLLDVGGKDACQMDSGGPLLVNGKLAGVVSWGNGCGQPNYPGVYANVWYLLPWLRATIAEVEATLLSEDY encoded by the coding sequence ATGGCTAACTACGCGTGTAATATTTTGTGTGCCTCTTTTACCTTTCTTTTGGTGGTCATGACCAGCGCAGATATGACTCATCTCGTCAACGATCAAGACTCGGATTCGCGAATTGTTGGCGGTAAAGTAGTCAATATTATACAGTATCCTCATCAGGTCAGTCTACGTGAAAGGAATGCCACTATACCGGAAGACCCCTACGACCATTCATGTGGTGGCAGCATATATTCAGATCGTATTGTCATAACGGCATCACACTGCGTTGATGATCTGGAGAGCAACGAACTTATGGTTGTTGTAGGCACGGATCAACGCGATGGTGGTGACGGGGTAATTGTACCTGTAAAAGAGATTCTGATGCATGAAGAATATGATGAAGAATTTGTGGATAACGATATTGCTTTGTTGGTACTCGCCGCTGCGTTGCCAATTAATAATTTCACCATTAAATCAGTTCAACTAACTGAAGTGCAACCGCAAGCTGGAGACATCGCTACAGTAACCGGTTGGGGCTTAGACGGAGAAGGTCAGATTCCCGACTTCTTGCACGAAGTGCAAGTGCCGATCGTCAGCAATGAGATATGTGACGAACGTTATGCGGGTGGCATCACAGACGCTATGCTGTGTGCGGGTTTGTTGGATGTTGGTGGCAAAGATGCCTGCCAAATGGATTCAGGCGGACCGCTCTTGGTTAATGGTAAACTGGCTGGTGTGGTATCATGGGGAAACGGTTGTGGACAACCTAACTATCCGGGCGTGTACGCGAATGTTTGGTATTTATTACCATGGCTGCGGGCGACTATCGCCGAGGTGGAAGCGACGCTTTTGAGCGAAGATTATTGA